In Elaeis guineensis isolate ETL-2024a chromosome 1, EG11, whole genome shotgun sequence, a genomic segment contains:
- the LOC105060522 gene encoding uncharacterized protein encodes MAARSKEHDGASPAKIFVGGLPKDTNLTTFKEHFGKYGDIDDIVIMKDRNTHKPRGFGFVTFHDPSVVDKVIEETQIINGKQVEIKRTIPKGAAPLKDFKTKKIFVGGIPTTLTEDEFWDFFSKFGKVIDHEIIRDHATNRSRGFGFIVFDNEKTVDELLAKKGNMIDLAGSQVEIKKAEPKKPSNPPPSAYGSESRDHPFGDDLGFGSSYSGFGSGMFGPSSYRTPGGLGPRPGGFGGYGGVASEFGGGYSGYGGGLGDYQAESSLGYSSRLGSYGGYGRGYGGSGLGGYGREAGGYGGSGYGGAYGSPGSAYRSGLYGSRGGYGGAGRYHPYAR; translated from the exons ATGGCTGCGAGGTCCAAGGAGCACGACGGAGCGAGCCCAGC GAAGATCTTTGTTGGAGGGCTTCCCAAGGACACGAACCTCA CAACATTCAAGGAGCATTTTGGCAAGTATGGAGACATAGATGATATTGTGATAATGAAAGACAGGAACACTCACAAGCCAAGAGGTTTTGGATTTGTTACCTTTCATGATCCATCTGTTGTTGACAAAGTCATTGAGGAAACGCAAATTATCAATGGAAAACAA GTTGAAATTAAAAGGACTATCCCAAAAGGTGCTGCTCCATTAAAAGATTTTAAAACAAAGAAGATATTTGTTGGTGGGATACCGACAACTTTGACAGAAG ATGAATTCTGGGACTTCTTTTCCAAGTTTGGGAAGGTGATAGATCATGAGATCATACGTGACCATGCAACCAATAGATCTCGTGGCTTTGGTTTTATAGTCTTTGACAACGAAAAAACAGTAGATGAGTTGTTGGCCAAAAAGGGCAATATGATTGATCTAGCTGGTAGTCAG GTGGAGATCAAGAAGGCTGAACCAAAGAAACCCTCTAACCCACCACCTTCTGCTTATGGTAGTGAATCTAGGGATCATCCTTTTGGCGATGATCTTGGATTTGGCAGCTCATATAGTGGTTTTGGCAGTGGTATGTTTGGTCCCTCGTCCTATAGGACACCTGGAGGTCTTGGGCCTAGGCCGGGGGGTTTTGGTGGTTATGGAGGTGTTGCTAGTGAATTTGGTGGTGGATATAGTGGTTATGGTGGTGGCTTAGGGGATTACCAGGCAGAATCTTCTCTTGGTTATTCTAGTCGCTTGGGTTCGTATGGAGGATATGGTCGGGGATATGGTGGAAGTGGCTTAGGTGGCTATGGACGTGAAGCTGGGGGTTACGGTGGTTCTGGCTATGGAGGTGCTTATGGTTCCCCAGGTTCTGCTTATCGCTCTGGACTTTATGGCAGTAGGGGAGGCTATGGTGGTGCCGGTCGATATCACCCCTACGCAAGATAG